In Balaenoptera acutorostrata chromosome 19, mBalAcu1.1, whole genome shotgun sequence, the following proteins share a genomic window:
- the LOC130705702 gene encoding uncharacterized protein LOC130705702: MTGLELTETTAPAPPPPERPPCPAHRLRTPVSPGLRPAGQQAAGGPGPNPNPAICQPRGPSLSFPNPNPAICQPRGPSLSFPNPNPAICQPRGPSLSFPIRRCKSDSLMEVLGPVGGSSAPDILSLNILNSASRRPSIRESF; the protein is encoded by the exons ATGACAGGACTGGAGCTGACAGAAACCACAG CACCAGCCCCTCCGCCTCCAGAAAGACCTCCGTGCCCTGCCCACCGGCTCAGGACTCCCGTCTCTCCCGGGCTCCGCCCAGCAGGGCAGCAGGCAGCTGGTGGCCCAGGTCCAAACCCCAACCCCGCCATCTGCCAGCCACGTggcccgagcctcagtttccccaacccCAACCCCGCCATCTGCCAGCCACGTggcccgagcctcagtttccccaacccCAACCCCGCCATCTGCCAGCCACGTggcccgagcctcagtttccccatccgcCGCTGTAAGTCCGACTCGCTCATGGAGGTGCTGGGCCCCGTGGGCGGCTCTTCAGCACCCGACATTCTCAGCCTGAACATCCTGAATTCAGCCTCTCGCAGGCCTTCAATACGGGAATCCttctaa